The region CAGGTTTAGCGGTTCATCGTCTAGGGGATGCGATCGCCAACCAACTAAAATTTATTAAAGCCTTTTGGCAATCTATCCCCGGCACAATTTTGGCTTGGGCAATGACCCAGTTACTCGTATTCATGTCGTGGATCCCCTTCCGTTTACCCGATGGTCAACAGGCAAATTTACTCCTTTCAAACTTTTGGAATCATCAAGGCGATATCCAGTTTGGCCAAAAGATCTATTTTGAAGGACTGAGTATGAGCCGTTCCTATTTTGTTCTGTTGCTAGGACTCACTTTTCTGGGCATGGCTTTGGCTTATCTGATCCAGCGGCGCTGGCAGCTTAATCTAAATTGGGCATTGAAACTCGCCTTTGTGCCCCTTTGTTTTTATGTTGTGTGGATTTTTGCGCCTGAAGGAAATGTTCCCTATATCTACTTTGATTTTTAGATTATCTAGGGTTTGGATTTTAGGATTTCCAGTTTTTCTGGGATTGCGCTAACACATATTCTGAAACGGCTTGGATCTCTTCACTGGTGAGGCGATCGCCGTAGGCCGACATATTACCTTTACCGTTCGCGACAATCTCTGCGATGCTTTCGACGGAAGTATAACCATGTTTTTCCATCGCCCGTTGTTTGAGATTTTTGCCACGGCGAATAATATTGCCACCGTTGATATGGCAACCAGCGCAAGTTGATTCAAAGACCTGTTCTCCACTCGGTAGCTCAGCAGACAAGGCCGGGGCAATGAGCACTGGTAATGCCAGTAGGATAATCATCGCAATGACGATAATCTGCACAACTTTTTTATTCATTTGGTGACCCTCTCACAAATTAACGGTCGATAAAAATAACAGTCTATAAAAATCTATTATTTCAACTTAGCGTTTTTTTCGCTGAATCCCTGTAAATTTAGTCGTGATCAAAAGGGATATCAAAGTACTGGGCATTGGTTTGAACGGATTCAATTGTAACCGTTGCCCCGGCTCTAATAACGAGTTCATTCGCGCCAGCTTCGGTATCGACACCGCCCCAGCCGTTATCTGGTGGTAAACCAAGTAATTGCTCTGGTCTGAGAGTATGTCGGGACTGGGCTGTAATGTCTGAATAATCCGTTGCACTTGGGGCGCGGGAGTTGCCCAGATATGGCGAGCGAGAATATTGGTTTGACCGATAAGGGCATCGTCGCCGTCCCCACTGGTCTAGGTAATGAGTTTGACGTGGGGCTCCCCATTAATGTCACGCTAGGATAACAGCTCATTGCTGGCCACAATGGGGATTAGTGGCATGATTTCAATGTGGTCTGCATCGGCGGCATCTTGGATGGATTGGTGGTAGGCGCGCTGTATGGTTTGTTGTCAATGTTCTTCTTGGTCTAGGGCAACGCTCGGCTGAATAGGGGTTGTGAGGGATAATGGGGCAAAAATACTCGACTTTTAATACCTATGGTTGTTTGTTGGCATAAAAAATCCCCCTTCACTCACTCTCCCCTTTGCCGCATCGTCATTCTGAACCTTTCTTAAACCGAACTCAGGTTTATTATGGGCGATCGCCGCGGATACTTTTTCCACAGGCCAAGGGCTTGTAATCAAAATTTAGCAAGACATTGCCCCTGAGACGGGTCACGTTACAGGCAAAGTTTTTTCTGGGGGCATTTAGAGGGAATGTCCTAACACGCGAAAGACACCACGATTTACAAATACCTCTACAAGATCATCACTCAGGTGGGCACGTTCGACTTCCTCCCGCAAAATTCTGACGACCACAGGGACTGGTAATGGTTTTTTGTAGGGGCGATCGGCGGCGGTCAGGGCATCGTAAATATCGGCGATCGTCATCATCTGGGTCTGGATGGGAATTTCATCGCCTTTTAGGCCACGGGGGTAGCCTGTGCCGTCAAGTTTTTCGTGGTGTCCGTAGGCCAAATCGGGCACATTTTTGAGTTCCTTTGTCCAGGGTATTTCCTTCAAAAATTCGTAGGTCTGGCTAACGTGGGATTCAATTGCTTGGCGTTCTTCTGGATTGAGGTTGCCACGTGGCAATAGGAGCTGTTCGAGGTCGGCCTCGCTAACAATGGCTTTGAGTTGACCATCCACATCGCGATAACGATATTGGGCGAGTTTTGTAAATTCGTAAAAAACCTGCTCCGATAAAATTTCAAACTGCTTCGTGGCGATCGCCTCCGGACGATTAAACTTTTCCACCAACCCAAGATATTCATCAAGTTGATTGAGAGTTTTGTCGATTTCCTCGTCCATCTGGCGAAGTTTTTCGCAGTGGGGGCAAGCGGCTTCATCCTTAGTGTGGGCGTGGGGATGTTCGACTAAATATTGAAATTTTTGCTGGGCACATTCCCATTGCAACGTACGTTTGGCCACAGCAAACCGTTGACGAATCACTTCTAAGTTGCCGGGATACAGTTTTTGGCGTTTATTGAGAATCGCCTCTGGAACACCGATTTTACCGAAATCATGGAGCAATGCCGCATAGCGAATCTCCTGTAGTTGGCGATCGCCAAAATATTCTTGCCTGAGCTTACCGTTAGAAATACGTGATACTTCCTCCGCTAATCCCACCGTAAGCAATGCCACCCGTTCCGAATGACCAGAAGTCGTTGGGTCACGGGATTCAATCGCTTTCACCGACGCTTTGACAAAGCCCTCAAACAAGTTTTCGATATCATCTTGGAGCAAATTACGCTCAATGGAAATCGCTGCTTGGGAGGCGAGAGAGCGCAAAATTGTTTCTTCCCACATCGAATAGGATTGGGTCACTTGCAGCGCATTCGCTGGCGTAATCGTGACATCACTTTCCATTTTTCGATTAATCAGTTGCAGAACACCAATGGTATTGGCCTTTTGATCTTGCATCGGTAAGACCAATACCGAGCAGGTGCGATAGCTAAATTTTTGGTCAAAATCGCGGTCAAAATGATACGGTGCCGTCTCCGGTAAATTGTAGGCATCCTCGATACTGAGCGTTTCACCAGTAATCGCAACATAGCCAGCTAAGCTTTTCGGATTGAGAGGGAGCGAAAATTCCTCAAACGGAATATTCGGCAGAGAGGTATTTTGAGTCGCCTTAAAAATTAGTTTTGGATTTGATTCATCCCGCGAGTCCATTAAATAAACACTACCCGCATCACTCTTTGTGATTTCGCAACATTTAAGCAGAATGAGCTGCAACAGTTCACCTAGATCACTGGCACTAGAAAGCGCTGTCCCAATGGCCAATAACTTTTCGATGAGGGCAATGCGCTGTCGTGACTCAGAGCCACCATAAATCTTCGCCATTAAGGCTTTATGGTTGTTATCGAGATGGGCAAGGGAAAGAGAACTTTCGGTCATGGACTACTTAACCGTCCTAAAAAGGTAATTGGGGAAATCGTAGACGCGTCCAAAAAATATGAACTTGGCAGCTAAAGCAATAGTTTGACACTAGGCTAGGAAGGCTCTGGGCGTAACCGTTCTCGCCACTGTACTGCCTGTTGCCGAATCTTTGAAAGCTCTGGTGCATCTATACGCTCTAAATTTTTTAAAATCAGGTTCATGCGCCCCTGTGACCGGAGTTTTTCTTGATGTCGGTCTAGAAAATCCCAGTAAAAAGTGTTAAATGGACAAGCGTTTTCACCGTGGCGATCGCCTTTATTGTAGCGACAACTAGAGCAATAATTACTCATTTTATTAATATAATTTGCCGAGGCTGCATAGGGTTTTGTCGCTAAGATTCCACCATCAGCAAATTGTCCCATCCCAATAACATTTGTTTGCATAACCCAATCGTAGGCATCAATAAAAGCCGCATGGAACCATGCTTCTAATGCCTGGGGATTAATACCGACAATTAAACCAAAATTACTCAGAACCATTAAGCGTTGAATATGGTGGGCATAGCCGGTGCGCTCGGTTTGGGCTAGGGTCTGTTTAAGGCAATTTAAATCAGTTTTGGAGCTGTCCCAAAAGAAGTCTGGTAGGGGAATTTGGTGATCGAAATAGTTATTTTTAGGGTAATCTGTCTCAACATGATGGTAAATACCATATAGGTACTCACGCCACCCTAAAACTTGCCGAATAAAGCCTTCGATATTGTTGAGGGGAATACCTCCGGTCGTGTAGGCTGCGGCGACCGTTTGAATCAGATCTAGGGGCTGGAGTAAGCCTATATTTAAGTAGGGTGAAATAAGGGAGTGCCACAGGGTCTCTTCGCCCTCAACCATGGCATCTTGAAATGTGCCAAATTTTTCTAGTCCTGTTGCTAGGAAATGCTGAAAAATGTCCTTTGCTTGGGATTGGGTAACGGCCCATTGAAAAGGTTCAATTTTGCCATAGCCGTTGAGATCTAGAGATTTGACGCGCTCGATAACGGCTTGGGTGATGTCGTCTGGTTCAAACCACTGGGGCTTGGGAGGATTGATATTTTTCTTGGGTGGTCGGCGGTTGTCTTTATCGAAATTCCACTTGCCGCCAACGGGCTTTTTCCCGTCCATGAGGATGTTGAAGCGTTTGCGTCCTTCGCGGTAAAAGTCTTCGAGAACGAGTCGTTTGCGTCCTTTTGCCCAGTCTTGAAATTCCTCGCGACTCCACAAAAAATGATTGTTGGGGACAAAGGTAATTTGGCAGTCTAGATCAAGATTTTTAATGAGATCTGCAAAGGGGCGATCGCCGGGCTCCATGATCAGCAGTTCAGTAATCTCGTTTTTTTTAATCCAATCTTGGAGAGGGGAGAGAAAATCTTCGGCGATCGCGTACTCTACTGACCAGCCAGCATCGCGCAACTCTTCAGCGAAGTGACGCATGGCAGACCAGACGAGCACTAATTTTTGGTAGTGATAGGGACGCTGACGGGCATAATCCGCCGATTCGATCAAAATAACAGGGGTCTTGTTTTGCTGTTTTTGTCGCTGTAAAAGGGCTGCCTGTCCTTGCCACAGCTGATCCCCCAATACCCAAATTCCCGTAGCCATCACTTCTCCCAAGATCACGTTTGCGAGTCTAGCACAATCAAAATAATGCTTTGGTTATGACCGTTGAGGTCTAGGAGCAAGGGTGCTTATTTTTGCGGATATGTCTGTAAGTGTGAGGGCTTGGTGATACACGATTAAGTTTTTGTGACGCTTCGGGTTAGTCACGGGAAAAGGGTTTTAACGTAGGGGTTAGATAGTTTATCTCGGAAAAAAGAAATTTATGTCTGGTGAAGAATTAATGACCTTGGTGACGTTACTGAGTCCCGGTTTGGCGCTTTCCTTTGCGGTGATGATCTGTTTTGCTAAGGGTGGCTAAACTTTATAAGGTGAGGCGATCGCCGGTTTGTCGATATTTGCTCTGAGGGAAAAATGGTTTCTACGGAACGCGTGCGTTGGACAACAGAGGATTTAGAGCTGTTGCCGGATAACGGCACTCGCTACGAAATTGTCGATGGAGACTTGCACATAACCTGTGCCCCCCATTGGAATCACCAAAAAACTTGTATTCGTATTGGCCGGTATTTAGACGAGTGGTCAGCAAAAACGCAGGCAGGAGAAGTTGCAGCTGGTGCTGGTGTTCTTTTTGATAGTT is a window of [Limnothrix rosea] IAM M-220 DNA encoding:
- a CDS encoding c-type cytochrome yields the protein MNKKVVQIIVIAMIILLALPVLIAPALSAELPSGEQVFESTCAGCHINGGNIIRRGKNLKQRAMEKHGYTSVESIAEIVANGKGNMSAYGDRLTSEEIQAVSEYVLAQSQKNWKS
- a CDS encoding HD domain-containing phosphohydrolase, yielding MTESSLSLAHLDNNHKALMAKIYGGSESRQRIALIEKLLAIGTALSSASDLGELLQLILLKCCEITKSDAGSVYLMDSRDESNPKLIFKATQNTSLPNIPFEEFSLPLNPKSLAGYVAITGETLSIEDAYNLPETAPYHFDRDFDQKFSYRTCSVLVLPMQDQKANTIGVLQLINRKMESDVTITPANALQVTQSYSMWEETILRSLASQAAISIERNLLQDDIENLFEGFVKASVKAIESRDPTTSGHSERVALLTVGLAEEVSRISNGKLRQEYFGDRQLQEIRYAALLHDFGKIGVPEAILNKRQKLYPGNLEVIRQRFAVAKRTLQWECAQQKFQYLVEHPHAHTKDEAACPHCEKLRQMDEEIDKTLNQLDEYLGLVEKFNRPEAIATKQFEILSEQVFYEFTKLAQYRYRDVDGQLKAIVSEADLEQLLLPRGNLNPEERQAIESHVSQTYEFLKEIPWTKELKNVPDLAYGHHEKLDGTGYPRGLKGDEIPIQTQMMTIADIYDALTAADRPYKKPLPVPVVVRILREEVERAHLSDDLVEVFVNRGVFRVLGHSL
- a CDS encoding cryptochrome/photolyase family protein — encoded protein: MATGIWVLGDQLWQGQAALLQRQKQQNKTPVILIESADYARQRPYHYQKLVLVWSAMRHFAEELRDAGWSVEYAIAEDFLSPLQDWIKKNEITELLIMEPGDRPFADLIKNLDLDCQITFVPNNHFLWSREEFQDWAKGRKRLVLEDFYREGRKRFNILMDGKKPVGGKWNFDKDNRRPPKKNINPPKPQWFEPDDITQAVIERVKSLDLNGYGKIEPFQWAVTQSQAKDIFQHFLATGLEKFGTFQDAMVEGEETLWHSLISPYLNIGLLQPLDLIQTVAAAYTTGGIPLNNIEGFIRQVLGWREYLYGIYHHVETDYPKNNYFDHQIPLPDFFWDSSKTDLNCLKQTLAQTERTGYAHHIQRLMVLSNFGLIVGINPQALEAWFHAAFIDAYDWVMQTNVIGMGQFADGGILATKPYAASANYINKMSNYCSSCRYNKGDRHGENACPFNTFYWDFLDRHQEKLRSQGRMNLILKNLERIDAPELSKIRQQAVQWRERLRPEPS